Within the Flavobacteriales bacterium genome, the region GGCTCAGGCCTACAACTTCTGGTATCGTGAGTAATCCTCAAAATTTTAGAGCCATTGACTCACTTAAAAACACTTTAACCATGCCAAATTATTTTAAAGACAATGGATATTACTCCATAAAGTCAGGGAAAATATTTCATAAACATGGGGGAGCAGAAGACACCGTTTCATGGGATGAATTTAGCATGGATGTGGGAACCACCACACCCCATTATACTGTAGATACTGATACAGATATGCAGTTTAAAGAAGGTGCCTATCACGGCGATCCTACCTGGGGGCTTCGCTGGGGAATAAGTTTAGATAAATCTATAGAGGATGCAGGTGATTTTAAAGCTTCACAATACATCATTGATAAACTTTCTAATAACCTTTCTAATAACAATAAACCCTTCTTTGCTGCATTTGGGGCCGGTAAACCACATTTGCCCTGGTTCTCACCTGAATATTTTTACAGCTATTATGACACTGCAAGTTTAATTCTTCCCGAAATATTTGAAAATGATCTGGACGATGTTCCTTTCCCAAATATAAGTAACAATGTACATGAGGAATTCCTTAGAACAGGTAACTGGAAAAATGGCGTACAGGCTTATTTGACCAGTATCTCTTTTGCTGATTCTGCTGTTGGGATTTTGTTGGATTATTTGGAAACCCACCCACAAAAAGACAGTACCATCATAGTTTTTATGGGTGATCATGGTTGGCATTTGGGCGAGAAGAACCATTGGGGTAAGGTCAGCCCCTGGGAAGAAGCCACTAAAACCCCTCTTATTGTATATGATCCCACAATAGGGGTGAGCGGGTATTCTAGTCATGTGGTAAATCTGCAGGACCTTTACGCGACCCTTACTGACTTGGTAGGGCTTGAAACTCCCAGTCATGTAGAAGGACGTAGTTTTAGGGCTGTTCTTGAAGACCCTGATAGAGAGGATTGGGTGGGGTGGTCACTTACTACCGCTCGTAGTGGAGATGCACAAGTTTTTAGAACCAATAAATGGTATTTGATAAGGTATGATGTTGAGCCTGATGTTAGGTACGAACTCTATAATA harbors:
- a CDS encoding sulfatase, which encodes MKRFILFLLICAGHLFAVKNVVFIMADDMNDWISPYKGHSQAITPNIQKLADKSVVFLNAYVPYPVCNPSRTAMLTGLRPTTSGIVSNPQNFRAIDSLKNTLTMPNYFKDNGYYSIKSGKIFHKHGGAEDTVSWDEFSMDVGTTTPHYTVDTDTDMQFKEGAYHGDPTWGLRWGISLDKSIEDAGDFKASQYIIDKLSNNLSNNNKPFFAAFGAGKPHLPWFSPEYFYSYYDTASLILPEIFENDLDDVPFPNISNNVHEEFLRTGNWKNGVQAYLTSISFADSAVGILLDYLETHPQKDSTIIVFMGDHGWHLGEKNHWGKVSPWEEATKTPLIVYDPTIGVSGYSSHVVNLQDLYATLTDLVGLETPSHVEGRSFRAVLEDPDREDWVGWSLTTARSGDAQVFRTNKWYLIRYDVEPDVRYELYNMYTDMDQKDNLAELPEHSDLIAKLSADIDRVIAGKDPQNLDVYGNLESVNILDKRIGSSIFVHKNYYLNVYTPHGKRVKQFSGDGLSIARMLQRPNILGLPSARYMYTVKDLSKNVIERGLFY